The segment ACCCTGCTCGTAGGATCATTGATTGCTTTGATTCAGAGGTCAGGCGGTGTGGGGGGATTCATCCATTGGGTATCTCTCAGGTTGGAGAAAAAAGCAAGTGACTCCAAAAGCAGAACCATGATTCAGTTTTATGCTGCCATGACAGGGATGATTATTTTCGTAGAGTCCAATATCTCTATCCTCACTGTTGGCACACTGTATAGACCTATTTTCGACAAGATGAAGATTCCCCGCGAAAAGCTCGCCTACATCGCAGATTCTAGTTCTGCGCCATCTTGTATCATCTTTCCCTTCAATGCCTGGGGTGCCTTCATTATGGGACTACTCTTGGCACAAGGATTTGAAAGTCCGTTTACGCTCCTTTTTAGTTCACTGGCTTACAACTTTTACCCTTTCTTAGCCATAGGTCTGCTACTGTATGTGATTTTCAGTGGCAAGGATTTTGGCCCGATGAAAAAAGCAGAACGAAGAGCAGTGACCGAAGGAAAGCTCATTGCTGACGACTCGACACCTATGATCTCCGACGAAATTGCCTTGATCGAAGCAATTGACACCACTAAGTTAAGAGCCTACAACATGACTATTCCGATCATAGTCATGATTCTGATGATGCCCACCATGTTGATCTATACTGGCTGGCAAGACGGCATGAGTGGTTCGATATTTGAACAAATCTTTACTGCAATCGGTAATGGCTCTGGGTCTACTGCTGTCATGTATTCTGTCACGCTAGCCATACTGACGAGCATGTTGCTGTACAAATCTCAAAATATCATGGGATTCAAAGAAATGATAGATCTCTCAATCAAAGGAATGTCAGGAATGGTTTCACTCGCACTGTTGATGGTATTTGCCTTCACTATTGGTGCACTTTGCAAGGAATTGGGCACTGGATTCTATGTGGCGCACATCACGGAGGCTTGGCTCTCTCCCAAACTGGTTCCTGCTATCGTGTTTGTTACGAGTTGTTTCATCGCATTCAGTACGGGGACTTCCTGGGGAACCTTTGCCATTATGATCTCCATCGCTGTACCGATGGCACAAAGCATGGATAGCAACATCAGCATGGCCATTGCTGCGGCCATTGGAGGCGGCGTATTTGGAGACCATTGTTCACCGATTTCGGACACGACAATTATATCATCTATGGCATCTGCCAGTGACCACATAGATCACGTCAATACGCAATTGCCCTATGCAGCACTGGCTGGTGGTGTGACATTCATCATGTATTTGGTGCTGGGTTGGTTGGTTTGATTTCTTAGTATTGAGGATTGATAAAAAGCATAAAATTGAAAAGTATTGAGAAAAATAAACGACTGTGGACTGTCTACCGTGGACTATAGACAATAACCTATGATCACAGTTTCGGATTTATATATTTATCCTTTAAAATCTGGTGCAGCTGTATCGCTAGTCACTTGTGAGATTACGGCGACTGGATTGGCAAATGATCGTCGATTGGCGGTCATTGATGCCGACAATAAGATCCTAACAGGGCGGGAATACCCAAAACTGTTGGGTGTGCAGGCTGCGGTCACTGGACAAGTCCTTCACCTTCGTGAAAAATCAAATAAAGAAATTGACATCACTATCAGCGCAGAGAATAACGAATTATTGGATATCATGCTGTTCAAGAATCTGGTGCAAGGCATCGATCTGGGATCAGCTGCAGCTGCATGGGTCTCAAACTTACTCAGCACCAATTGTAGATTGGTCGCCATGCTGGAGCATCATCGTCCATTGCGAGAAAAGGACGGAGGCCAATCTGGCGACAAGGTTAATTATGCTGATACCTCTCCCATCCTGCTACTATCTGAGGAGTCGCTGGCAGACCTGAACCAAAGACTAGACTCACCCGTGACGATGCAACACTTCCGTCCCAACATAGTCGTCAAAGGCTGTCTACCTTACGAAGAAGATACTTGGCAAACTGTCGAGATCAATGGCTGTCTCTTCGATGTGCATCTCCACTGCCCGAGATGTGTATTCATCACCATAGATCCTGTGACCCAACAAAAAGACCCCAATGCAGAACCACTAGCCACGTTAGCCAAATACAGGAAACAAACCAACAATGCCGTTACCTTTGGTGTTTACCTAGTGCCCAGACGATTGGGATGTGTAAAAATTGGCGACTCTGTCAAATCAACCTAGTAAATATTTTGGCTAGACCATAAAAGGACAATTAGACTTAATGTGTAGATTTAGCAGCAAGTATCTATCGATGGGTATCTAAAGACACACGACATGCTTGCTTACTAATATTAACACGCACATGAATAAGAGAATAGTTTGGAAATAGCACTTATTATATTATCCTACATGTTGTCCATTCTGGGATTTTTTCCCGCATTTGGAATTACTCATTGGACATTTCGAGTCTTTGATTATATCAGGATTCAACTTGTCGTGATTCAGTTGCTGATCTTAGGTTTAAGTTTCTTTCTCTATGAAGTATATGATATAACCACTATAGGTTCACAGATTGTTTTGATTTTATCCATTATCTATCAACTCGTCATTATAGTACCATATCTGCCCATCAGCTTCAGATCAAAAAAACAACAAGACACTGCTACTCAGATGTCTATTATCAGTGTCAATGTCTTGCAAAAAAATAAGGAGTATCAGCGACTGATATCATTGATTGAAAATACCAAACCAGATATAGTACTCACAATGGAAACTAATCAGGATTGGGAAGATGCTCTTAAGAGCATTGATCATCAATACAAGTATAGTTGCAAAGTACCGTTGGAGAATAGATATGGCATGCATTTTTTTACTAATTTGAAGGTAAACAAGGTTAAAAAGCACTTTTTTGTTTCCGACGACAGACCAGCGATAGAAGCACATTTGGTGAGTAAAAACAACCATGACTTTGTCTTTTGGGGAATTCATCCCCCGCCACCTAGTCCTACCGAACAACCTACTTCGAGACAAAAGGATGCAGAGATGATGATGGTAGCCAAAATGATCAGAGAGTCAAACTTCCCCAACCTTGTCACAGGAGATTTTAACAATGTATGCTGGTCGAGAAGTTCTAAATTGTTCTCTAAAATATCTACTCTGAACGATTCAAGAGTTGGCAAGGGTATTCATGGTACCTTCCCTGTCAGGCCAAGTATATGTAGATTTCCAATAGATTTATTATTCAACTCCAAGGAAATTGAGATCATCGAACTCAAGACACTCTCGGAGATTGGATCTGATCATTTACCCATTTTTGCTAAGTTCACGGTCAATAGCTCAAGTTTCCATACTACCAAAAGCATGGACTCAGAATTAAAAGAAGAAGCCAATGATATCATCAAAGAAGGTCATAAAGCGGCTGAAGAAGAGGAAGAAGCATGATAAAATAGATTCCTTTATTGATTCTTTAAATTTACTCGTACCATTTAAAGTAAAAAAAACCGTCCTCTCGCAAAACTGCGAATAGAACGGTCTCGTACTTGGATAAATGCTACTTAATACCCTACTAATCTTGAAAAATATTGTCTCCTGTATTTCCAGTGAAAGTTAATCCTGATTGTGTAAGACTTCCTCCATCTTGTACTCTGATCGCATGCCCCCCACTCTTTGATAAGGTACTATTAGTGAGTGTGAGCAATCCACCGTCAGCTACTTCGATATTGGCCTTTCTCTCAGCTCCATCAAAACCTCTTTCACCACCATTAGAAACTATGACATGGTTCAAGAGATTGTCCGCATTGTTGGATTCAAATCTCAGACCTCTCCAAAAACCTACTACATCTTGCTCTCCGACAAAAGTAATCTTGGCCAAATCTGTACCATCCGCATGTAGTGAACCAGTCCCTGTTACTTCTAAGCCTCCGTTAGGTTGACCGATGAACGAAGCTCCAGCCACTACAACTATATCAGACTCGATATACTCAAGATTGGCTGACATACGATATGGAACATCAAGCGCTTGCCAAGACACATCAGTCGTCAGTTCTTGTCCAGATACATAACTATCAATATAATCGTCATCGTTGCCTGTGAAATTAGATCCAGCATCAAAGTAATGGTAATGATTGATTCTTGTCATGACAGGAGCAACATTGTCGGTAAACGTATTGTTAGCAAAATTCGGCAAACTAGATTCTAATTGTCTGGTGTACAATCCGTACCCACCACTCTTTGTTGAGCTAGTGTTTGTAATTTTCAATCTACCAGACTCCTCTACCATGATATTAGATTTCAATTCAGCCCCATCAAATCCTCTTTCTCCTCCATTGGAAATCATCACATAGGTTAGTTCATTACTGGTATTATTGGATTCGAAAGAGAGACCTCTCCAATATCCTCTGACATCTTGCTCCCCTGCAAAAGTGATTTTAGTAGTTGATGTACCTATTGCTTTCAGAGAGCCTGCCGTTGTGATGAATAATCCTCCATTGGGCTGACCTAAGAATGATGCCCCAGCAGCGATAACTACATCAGCTCCAATATATTCAAGATTAGCTGACATACGGTAAGGTACATCGAGTGCTTGCCAGGTCACATTGGTTGTCACCTCTTGCCCAGAAACATAACTATCAATATAGTCGTCCTCGTTACCTGCATAACTAGAAGCGGCATCAAAGTAATGGTAATGGTTGATCCGTGTCATTATAGGAGCAACATTGTCGGTAAAAGTATTGTTCATGAACCCCGTCAGGTTTACCTCTAAGTTTCTAGTATAAAGCCCATACCCTTTGCTATGCGTAAATTCGGAGTTGGTGATTTTTACTTTTGCAGAACCCGCCAACATGAGATTTGCTCTCAAATTCGCTCCATCAAAACCACTACTTCCACCATATTCTATGGTGCAGTAGGTCAATTCATTTTTACTGTTATTAGATTCCAATTCTAAGCCCATCCAGAATCCATCTGTTTTTTCTACTCCTGAGAAAATAATATGCTTATCAGCTGTTCCTTTGGCGATGAGTGCCCCACCGGTACCAATCGCTAGCCCTTGATCTTCTGCAAAAATGATGTATACATCTGGGTCAATCGTCAATTCGGCACTGACCGTCACCAAGCTAGAGGCAATATAATCTGGCAATGTGGGATCGTCAAATCTATTGACCAGTGTAGTTTTGGTAGAGATTGTACCCCCTATTTCAAGTGGGCCTTCTCCTTCTTGTATTACAACAATAACAACCTCATCAGATACTTCGTCCCCACCAAGATTCACAGCTGTCAACTGTGCAGTATACTCACCCACGACATCAGGTGTAAACGAGGCATCCTCTACCAAAGGATTAGCAATAATAGCTGTACTGCCTGTAGGTTTTGAGGTAATCTCCCACATCAACACTAGATCTTCACCAGTCACGGTTGCATCCAGATTGACCGTTGCTCCTAGCTCTATGATTTGATCCACCCCTGCGTCCACCTTGATACCTATTGATGGATCATCTGAGTCATCATTACAACTACTGATAAAAAGAAAACCCAAAAGCATCAAAGTCTTATAGGGTAAGAAGAAAAATAATCTTGTCTTTTTCATATGAGAATATTTAAATAAAAGGTTACCGGTTGAAAACTCGGTATTAGGTTAATTTTTAATTTACTTTTTCTATGTTAATTTAGGACGAAATTAAGATGATGAGTATCGCGATTCAATAGGGATATCCCCCTATTGAACAAAGGGATTTCCCTTACATCTCGATTTTACTAACCTTAAAATCCACCTACCTGCTATGAGAAAGTATTCTCTACTACTCCTATTTACCATTGGCATCCTTCCTATTGCCATTTCTCTGCCAACATCAAAGCAGGATAGTCTAGTATCAGTATTGAATACCGTATCTGGAATACAAAAACTAGAAATCCTAATGACATTAGGCTCCTTTAAGACTGGGGAGTTTTCACGAATAAAAGATTGTGTAGATTATGCTGGTCAAGCAAAGATTTTGGCTAAAGAGCTAAATGAACAGTCGAGTTACATTCGTGCTCTTATGTTAGAAGGAGAGGCAATAAGTGGCTTAGGAAATAAGTCTGCAGGCATGGACAACATCCAAAAGGCCATTCAACTTGCTAAAGAATTACCTAATGATACCATCCAAGCAGAGGCATACACAGTATTAGGATTACAACAGGAAGCAAATGAGGATTTAAAATCAGCATTACTTTCTTACACACAAAGTCGTGATCTATGTATAAGCATGCAAGACACGTTGCAAATGAGCTATGCCATCAACAACATGGCTAATGCTCATTTCCATATGGGAAATATGGTCAATGCACTGGAATTGTATCATGAGGCTTTGGAACTCAAACAAATAATTAATGACGTCTTGGAGTTTTCAGGTGCGTATAACAATTTGGCAATGGTTTATAAAAACTTAGGGAATTACGACAAAGCATTGGAATACAGCATGAAATCACTTCCAATACTTTTTGCCAACAAGAATGCATTTAGGCTAAGCCTTAGCTACCTTAATATTGGCAACATCCAACGGCACCTCAAACAATACGATAGTGCCCTATACTATCACAACATGGCACTGGATCTCAGCATGAGCATTGATGATACCGTCGGTTTTGCCTATGCTTATTATAACATCGGGAGTACATACTATTCTAAAGCTGCATATGAAAAATCCGTTACTTTTTACTTAAAAGCACTAGAGATATTCAAAGCCCAAAACATCAAATCAACGGTTATCGCATGTTACAACAGTCTATCCACAACCTATCGAAAATGGGGCAAATTAGAAGAGGCTACCTACTATGCACTCCAAGGTCTCAAACTCGCCAAGGAAATAGAACACAAGGACACACAACGAGAATTATACGAAACACTCTACTACACATATAAAGAAAAAGGAGACTATAAAAAAGCGTTAGAATATCACGAACAGTTTTTTGCATATACAGATAGCTTGTTGAATGATCAAAAGCTAAAGGACATTTCACAATTAGAAACCAATTTTGAAATCTCTCAAAGAGACAATGAAATTAATTTACTGAGTAAAACCAATGAGCTCAATGCACTACAACTCAAAGAAGCTCGCAGAACACGCCTATTTTTGATATTTGGGTCCTTTTTGCTATTGATTGTAGCACTGGTTTTTTATTGGAGTTATAAATCTAAACAAACATCCGAAAAGTACCTTTCAGTTAAAAATAAACAACTCAAAGAACTCAATGCTGCCAAGGATAAATTTTTTGCGATTATAGCTCATGACTTGCGTAATCCTTTGTCAGCATTCAAGTCATTGTCCACAGCATTGTCAGAAAATTTCAAGCATCTTTCAGAGAGCGAGTTGCAACGTTACCTGTACAATTTGAAAAATTCATCCGAAGAACTCGTCAATCTGTTGCACAATCTACTACAATGGGCACTTTCACAAACAGACACTTTAAAACCCAACCATCAATCATTGAATCTCAATAAAATTTTGATCAAAAACATCCAACTTTTACAAGAAAACGCTGAGCAAAAGGATATCAAGATCACCACTCACCTATCAGATGATTCGGAGGCATTTGTAGATGCTCCTACTATTGATTTGGTGTTCCGCAATCTTATTTCCAATGCCATCAAGTTTACAAGCCCTGGTGGTACAATTACCATTTCTACGACCACCTTAGATGACAAAGTTAAAGTAGCCATCGAAGATACTGGCATAGGTATGACAGAAGCAGATACTAAAAAATTGTTTAGCATCGTTGAAGACACATCGACCATTGGACAGTCCAAAGAAAAAGGAACAGGTCTGGGGCTCATTTTGTGTAAGGAGTTTGTCAATAAAAACAACGGTGAGATCTCTGTAAAAAGCGAATTGGGCAAAGGGTCACGGTTTGATATCAAATTACCTATTAATAAAATAAAAAAAGTAGCATAGTGAATAAGATAAAATTATTTGTAGTTGATGACCACACCATAGTCAGAGATGGCATCATGGCCATGCTAATTGGTGATCCAGAGATTGAAATCGCAGGAGATTTTGGTAGTGGCTGTGACTTGTTCCCAGCACTCAATCGAGCACATCCAGACGTCGTATTACTAGATATCACACTACCAGGCTTGTCAGGAATAGAAATTGCCAAGTTGATCCATGAGGCCCATCCTCAAATGGGGATTTTGATGCTTTCTGCACTGAGTGACGAGAGCTCTATCATCCAATCCATCAAGGCAGGAGCCAAAGGTTTCCTTCCTAAAGACATTGACAAAAAGGAATTAAGAAAGGCTATTCTAGAAGTACATAAGGGCAACAGGTATTTTGGCTCTGTCATTACACAAACCATCTTCGATTGCTACATTCAAAATATCGTTTCAAAAGTCGATATAAGTGAAGAGCCTCACCTAACGGACCGAGAGATCGAAATCATCAAACAATTTTGTAACGGGCTACTCTACAAAGAAATCGCTGACCAACTCGGTATCAGCATCAAAACAGTGGAATCCCACAAAGCCAAAATCATGAGTAAACTAGAACTAAAATCCACCGTAGACCTTGTTAAATACGCTATTAATAAACGAATAATTGTCCTCTAATTGAGTTTTTTCTACACCTCAAATTCCGAATCAATATGTGCCAAATGAGATATGTCACATCTTTTGATGATTTCGTATTTATTCTCATCATATCTCAATTGATAGAGACAGAGATTGGCATGTTCGAATAACTCTGAATCACTGAGTGGCATGCCCATCATCCAGCAGAGTTGAAAGCGCATGGCTCGACCATGTGTAGCGATCAGGATGTTGTGTTCATTTTCTTGAGAAAGGACATAATCCATAGCTTGGATTTGCCTGTCCCTCACCTCGATCGGAGTGTCGCCCTCTCCTACTCTGTGGTTAAGATTGCCTTTGCCCCATTCGTCTATTCCTTCCAAATACCTTGCATGGCGTGCCTCATCATAGGGCAATCCCTCGTGCAATCCCCAACTAATTTCATCAAAACCCGATAGACTTTCGTAAGGAATCCCTTGATCTATAAATCCTTGGACGGATTGCACGGTTCTCTTTAGTGACGAGGTATATATTTTATCAAACTTTACATCTTTGTAAACCTCAAAAAATGCTGCCGCCTGCAACCTACCCAGTAGATTGAGATCAGAATCTATCCCTCTACCTTGTACTCTTTTTTGTTTGTTGAAATCAGTCTGTCCATGACGGATGAGGTATATATTTTTGCTTTTCAATCGAATTGTAGTTTTGTTTGTGAACGCACGAAATTAAGGGGTTAAAATTAAGTTTACATGTTCAAAGAAATCTTTACGCTGGATGCTATCAATGATTTATCCCAAAACACCCTTTTGGAACATATAGGTATCCAATTCACTGAAATTGGTAAAGATTATTTAATAGCCACCATGCCTGTAGATAGTCGTACTCATCAACCCATGGGGCTGCTTCATGGTGGCGCTTCTGTAGTATTGGCTGAGTCTCTAGGCAGTCTAGCAGCAACCATGACCCTCGATCCAGATTTGCAATATTGTGTCGGTCTGGATATCAACGCCAACCATATCAAAAGCGTAAGGACAGGTCTAGTAGAAGGCAAGGCGACTCCCTTGCACATAGGCAAGAAAACCCAAGTATGGGAAATCAAAATCTCCAACCCCAATAAAGAATTGGTATGTGTGAGTAGAATCACTCTGGCCATCATTGATAAAAAGCACGCATGAATTCATTGAATCAATTCAGACAACTCACGGGTCAAAGCACCTATGCGGAGAATTTAACGCATCTGTTCAATGCAGCAATCAAAGAAAATATTCCGATTGCGATATGGAGGAAACCTGCAGAGGAGCAAATTCAGGCTATCTGCCAGATCAGTGATAGAAAGCTTCAAATCGAAGAACTAGAAAATGCACCTGAGGGATTCATTTTTCATCCATTCAGAAAACCTGAAGGAGAAAGTAGAAACTACATCCTCTCTGAGATTGAGTTGTCACAGAAAAAAAATGAATTTGTCATCCATCCTACGTTGCAAAACCACAGCACAGAACTAAGTGCCTTCTTTCATGTATTTAAGGAACTACAATCAGATGATAAATTCAAGTTTACGGACTTTTTGCATAGCTCACCTGAAGTAGATGAAGACAAGGATAAGTTCATTTCACTGGTAGAGAAGTGTAAACAATATATCTCAGAGGGTTATTATCAAAAGATCGTCCCTTCACGGCGTGCCAAGTACGGCATAAAAAAGAATTTTCATCCAGTACATGAGTTGTTCAAACTCTGTGAAGCCTATGAAAATGCCTTTGTATCACTGGTCTACATGCCTGGCAATGGGTTATGGATAGGTGCTACTCCCGAACTACTCATTTCTACTGAAAATAATCAATATTTCCATACAGTATCACTAGCAGGGACACAAGGTGTGCCACCAGATTTTGATCTAAGCAGAGCGGCATGGAGACACAAAGAGATTGAAGAGCAAGCACTGGTTAGCCGGTATATCGTCAACTGTTTCAAACAAATAAGGCTCAGGGAATATGACGAAAATGGACCCAAAACCGTAAAGGCTGGCAACTTGATACATCTCAAGACTTCGTTCAAAGTAGACATGAAGGCAACCAACTTTCCAGAATTGGCTAGCACGATGCTCCAACTGCTACATCCTACTTCTGCCATCTGTGGTATGCCCATGAAACCCGCAGCACAGTTTTTGGAACAGAACGAAGGTTATGACCGAGAATATTTTAGTGGTTATCTTGGCCCTGTCAACTTTGAGAGCAGTACATCCATCTTTGTCAACCTTAGGTGCTCTCGCGTCTACCGTGATGGTGGAGTGATTTATGCTGGAGCAGGCGTCACTGAGTACAGCATCGCAGAAGATGAATGGGCAGAAACAGAAATCAAATTCCGAACGCTACTAAACGTGTTTGAAAGTAACGCATGAATTTACAATCCATATTTGACATCCCCGAGCTCTGCTACCAATATGGCGTGAGACAAGCTATAATCTCACCTGGATCACGCAATGCTGCTTTGACAGTGGCATTTGCGAGACATGCTGGTATTCGCTGTCTCAGCGTGCCAGACGAGCGTTCAGCTGCTTTTGTAGGATTGGGCATGTCATTGGCATCCAAGCAACCTACAGTGCTGATTTGTACTTCTGGTTCTGCAGGTCTTAACTATGCCCCTGCTGTAGCAGAAGCCTATTTTAATCAAGTACCATTATTGATACTGACTGCTGATCGACCGCCAGAACTGATCGGCAAGAGAGATGGACAAACAATCTATCAGTCGGCTCTATTCGGCAGACATGCCAAGGCATCTTTCGATTATCCCTCATTTGATCAGAACCTCCAAACACAACATGCTTGTATGATTGAGGCTTTGAATAGTTGTATCGATGGTGCACCAGGCCCAGTACATGTGAATGTACCCTTTGCGGAGCCCTTCTATCCTGAGTCAGGAAAGATTTACACTGCGAGTCCCGACTTAATTGTAAAAAAGCCAACAAATAAGTCACTACCAGTTAAACTCCCAAAAGCACTCTCAACGTTCCGAAAAATATTAGTTGTCATAGGACAACAGCCTAAGGATGACCAACTTTTGCAGGTACTGAGTCTGTTGAGTACCGATTGCCACATCCCCGTCATTGCAGACGTCATTGGTAATTGTCACGGGCTAAAACCTCTCATCTCTCACCAAGATTTGATTCTGGTCAATCGTGATTCAAACCTGGCTCCTGATTTATTGATTACTTGTGGGCTGTCAGTAATTTCTAAAAATCTTAAACTCTTCTTGCGTGACAGTCCACACAGTACGCATTGGCATATCAGTACTCATGATGATGCCGCAGACACTTATGATTGGAGCCCGTTGACCATTGACTCAGAGCCATTTGACATCTTTGAAACTATGGCTGATCAATTGACTGAAGAATCCATACCTCAGAAAGAATACTTTACCCTTTGGCAATCCAAAGAGGCACGAGCCAAAATGGTGTTAAAAGAAGCAGATCGATCTACATGGACTGAAACCAGTATTTACCAAGAGGTGCTAGATCAATTGCCTACTGCCATTGACCTGCATCTCGCCAACAGCATGGCAGTGCGTTATGTCAACACTCTAGGGATTTCTTCTACC is part of the Reichenbachiella agarivorans genome and harbors:
- a CDS encoding Na+/H+ antiporter NhaC family protein translates to MSDYGFWSLVPPILAIVLALRTKQVFLSLTLGIWLGWIILNGGNPLTGTMDTLAAFVAVFADAGNTRTIIFTLLVGSLIALIQRSGGVGGFIHWVSLRLEKKASDSKSRTMIQFYAAMTGMIIFVESNISILTVGTLYRPIFDKMKIPREKLAYIADSSSAPSCIIFPFNAWGAFIMGLLLAQGFESPFTLLFSSLAYNFYPFLAIGLLLYVIFSGKDFGPMKKAERRAVTEGKLIADDSTPMISDEIALIEAIDTTKLRAYNMTIPIIVMILMMPTMLIYTGWQDGMSGSIFEQIFTAIGNGSGSTAVMYSVTLAILTSMLLYKSQNIMGFKEMIDLSIKGMSGMVSLALLMVFAFTIGALCKELGTGFYVAHITEAWLSPKLVPAIVFVTSCFIAFSTGTSWGTFAIMISIAVPMAQSMDSNISMAIAAAIGGGVFGDHCSPISDTTIISSMASASDHIDHVNTQLPYAALAGGVTFIMYLVLGWLV
- a CDS encoding MOSC domain-containing protein, producing the protein MITVSDLYIYPLKSGAAVSLVTCEITATGLANDRRLAVIDADNKILTGREYPKLLGVQAAVTGQVLHLREKSNKEIDITISAENNELLDIMLFKNLVQGIDLGSAAAAWVSNLLSTNCRLVAMLEHHRPLREKDGGQSGDKVNYADTSPILLLSEESLADLNQRLDSPVTMQHFRPNIVVKGCLPYEEDTWQTVEINGCLFDVHLHCPRCVFITIDPVTQQKDPNAEPLATLAKYRKQTNNAVTFGVYLVPRRLGCVKIGDSVKST
- a CDS encoding endonuclease/exonuclease/phosphatase family protein → MEIALIILSYMLSILGFFPAFGITHWTFRVFDYIRIQLVVIQLLILGLSFFLYEVYDITTIGSQIVLILSIIYQLVIIVPYLPISFRSKKQQDTATQMSIISVNVLQKNKEYQRLISLIENTKPDIVLTMETNQDWEDALKSIDHQYKYSCKVPLENRYGMHFFTNLKVNKVKKHFFVSDDRPAIEAHLVSKNNHDFVFWGIHPPPPSPTEQPTSRQKDAEMMMVAKMIRESNFPNLVTGDFNNVCWSRSSKLFSKISTLNDSRVGKGIHGTFPVRPSICRFPIDLLFNSKEIEIIELKTLSEIGSDHLPIFAKFTVNSSSFHTTKSMDSELKEEANDIIKEGHKAAEEEEEA
- a CDS encoding tetratricopeptide repeat-containing sensor histidine kinase, encoding MRKYSLLLLFTIGILPIAISLPTSKQDSLVSVLNTVSGIQKLEILMTLGSFKTGEFSRIKDCVDYAGQAKILAKELNEQSSYIRALMLEGEAISGLGNKSAGMDNIQKAIQLAKELPNDTIQAEAYTVLGLQQEANEDLKSALLSYTQSRDLCISMQDTLQMSYAINNMANAHFHMGNMVNALELYHEALELKQIINDVLEFSGAYNNLAMVYKNLGNYDKALEYSMKSLPILFANKNAFRLSLSYLNIGNIQRHLKQYDSALYYHNMALDLSMSIDDTVGFAYAYYNIGSTYYSKAAYEKSVTFYLKALEIFKAQNIKSTVIACYNSLSTTYRKWGKLEEATYYALQGLKLAKEIEHKDTQRELYETLYYTYKEKGDYKKALEYHEQFFAYTDSLLNDQKLKDISQLETNFEISQRDNEINLLSKTNELNALQLKEARRTRLFLIFGSFLLLIVALVFYWSYKSKQTSEKYLSVKNKQLKELNAAKDKFFAIIAHDLRNPLSAFKSLSTALSENFKHLSESELQRYLYNLKNSSEELVNLLHNLLQWALSQTDTLKPNHQSLNLNKILIKNIQLLQENAEQKDIKITTHLSDDSEAFVDAPTIDLVFRNLISNAIKFTSPGGTITISTTTLDDKVKVAIEDTGIGMTEADTKKLFSIVEDTSTIGQSKEKGTGLGLILCKEFVNKNNGEISVKSELGKGSRFDIKLPINKIKKVA
- a CDS encoding response regulator; translated protein: MNKIKLFVVDDHTIVRDGIMAMLIGDPEIEIAGDFGSGCDLFPALNRAHPDVVLLDITLPGLSGIEIAKLIHEAHPQMGILMLSALSDESSIIQSIKAGAKGFLPKDIDKKELRKAILEVHKGNRYFGSVITQTIFDCYIQNIVSKVDISEEPHLTDREIEIIKQFCNGLLYKEIADQLGISIKTVESHKAKIMSKLELKSTVDLVKYAINKRIIVL
- a CDS encoding histidine phosphatase family protein; protein product: MKSKNIYLIRHGQTDFNKQKRVQGRGIDSDLNLLGRLQAAAFFEVYKDVKFDKIYTSSLKRTVQSVQGFIDQGIPYESLSGFDEISWGLHEGLPYDEARHARYLEGIDEWGKGNLNHRVGEGDTPIEVRDRQIQAMDYVLSQENEHNILIATHGRAMRFQLCWMMGMPLSDSELFEHANLCLYQLRYDENKYEIIKRCDISHLAHIDSEFEV
- a CDS encoding hotdog fold thioesterase, with product MFKEIFTLDAINDLSQNTLLEHIGIQFTEIGKDYLIATMPVDSRTHQPMGLLHGGASVVLAESLGSLAATMTLDPDLQYCVGLDINANHIKSVRTGLVEGKATPLHIGKKTQVWEIKISNPNKELVCVSRITLAIIDKKHA
- a CDS encoding chorismate-binding protein, with translation MNSLNQFRQLTGQSTYAENLTHLFNAAIKENIPIAIWRKPAEEQIQAICQISDRKLQIEELENAPEGFIFHPFRKPEGESRNYILSEIELSQKKNEFVIHPTLQNHSTELSAFFHVFKELQSDDKFKFTDFLHSSPEVDEDKDKFISLVEKCKQYISEGYYQKIVPSRRAKYGIKKNFHPVHELFKLCEAYENAFVSLVYMPGNGLWIGATPELLISTENNQYFHTVSLAGTQGVPPDFDLSRAAWRHKEIEEQALVSRYIVNCFKQIRLREYDENGPKTVKAGNLIHLKTSFKVDMKATNFPELASTMLQLLHPTSAICGMPMKPAAQFLEQNEGYDREYFSGYLGPVNFESSTSIFVNLRCSRVYRDGGVIYAGAGVTEYSIAEDEWAETEIKFRTLLNVFESNA
- the menD gene encoding 2-succinyl-5-enolpyruvyl-6-hydroxy-3-cyclohexene-1-carboxylic-acid synthase, which encodes MNLQSIFDIPELCYQYGVRQAIISPGSRNAALTVAFARHAGIRCLSVPDERSAAFVGLGMSLASKQPTVLICTSGSAGLNYAPAVAEAYFNQVPLLILTADRPPELIGKRDGQTIYQSALFGRHAKASFDYPSFDQNLQTQHACMIEALNSCIDGAPGPVHVNVPFAEPFYPESGKIYTASPDLIVKKPTNKSLPVKLPKALSTFRKILVVIGQQPKDDQLLQVLSLLSTDCHIPVIADVIGNCHGLKPLISHQDLILVNRDSNLAPDLLITCGLSVISKNLKLFLRDSPHSTHWHISTHDDAADTYDWSPLTIDSEPFDIFETMADQLTEESIPQKEYFTLWQSKEARAKMVLKEADRSTWTETSIYQEVLDQLPTAIDLHLANSMAVRYVNTLGISSTKDIQVYCNRGTSGIDGSNSTAVGACIASSRDTLLLTGDMAFLYDRNAFWHNHMPTNLKIIVFNNHGGGIFRMIEGPSAQPELKEFFETDQRSSARSTARDFGFAYFTARNMPELRETLASFMNFQDGRSILEIFTDAEENTTAYKQLFKKMKD